From a region of the Cucumis sativus cultivar 9930 chromosome 6, Cucumber_9930_V3, whole genome shotgun sequence genome:
- the LOC101206041 gene encoding tubby-like F-box protein 8 — protein sequence MSFRSIVRDVREGFGSLSRRSFEVRLPGHQRGKSHGSVHDLHDQPLVIQTSRWASLPPELLRDVVTRLEESESVWPARKHVVACAAVCRSWREMCKEIVKNPEFSGKITFPVSLKQPGTRDGTTQCFIKRDKSNLTYHLYLCLSPALLVDNGKFLLSAKRTRRTTCTEYVISMDADNISRSSNTYIGKLRSNFLGTKFIIYDTQPPYNNAQISPPGRSRRFYSKKVSPKVPTGSYDIAQVTYELNVLGTRGPRKMHCTMHSIPTSSLDAGGTVPGQPEVVPRLLGDSFRSISFSKSVFNSTEFGSSRFSDIVGSRDEDETGKERPLILRNKPPRWHEQLQCWCLNFRGRVTVASVKNFQLIAATEPSSTATNQSQPNQHAQSSQSDHDKIILQFGKVGKDMFTMDYRYPLSAFQAFAICLSSFDTKLACE from the exons ATGTCGTTTCGTAGTATAGTTCGTGATGTTAGAGAGGGGTTTGGAAGTTTATCCAGGCGTAGTTTTGAGGTGAGACTGCCCGGTCACCAGCGGGGTAAATCTCATGGATCAGTCCATGATTTGCATGACCAACCTCTGGTAATTCAAACCAGTCGTTGGGCTAGTCTCCCACCTGAGCTATTGCGGGATGTAGTCACGAGACTGGAGGAGAGTGAGAGTGTGTGGCCTGCTCGAAAACATGTTGTTGCTTGTGCTGCTGTTTGTAGGTCGTGGAGGGAAATGTGCAAAGAGATAGTAAAAAATCCGGAGTTCTCTGGAAAAATTACCTTCCCTGTCTCCTTAAAACAG CCAGGGACTCGGGATGGAACCACTCAGTGCTTTATTAAGAGGGACAAATCTAATTTGACTTATCACCTTTACCTCTGCCTAAGTCCTG CTTTACTTGTTGATAATGggaagtttcttctttctgccAAAAGAACGAGAAGAACAACCTGCACTGAATACGTGATCTCCATGGATGCAGATAATATATCAAGATCAAGCAACACTTACATTGGAAAACTAAG GTCAAATTTTCTTGGGACCAAGTTCATTATTTATGATACACAGCCTCCATACAACAATGCCCAGATTTCCCCACCTGGCCGTAGCCGTAGATTCTACTCGAAGAAAGTTTCTCCAAAAGTCCCAACTGGTAGCTATGACATTGCTCAAGTCACTTATGAATTGAACGTTCTTGGCACAAGAGGCCCCCGAAAGATGCACTGCACAATGCACTCCATCCCTACCTCATCTCTGGACGCTGGTGGCACTGTTCCAGGCCAACCCGAGGTTGTTCCTCGACTCCTTGGGGATTCATTTCGAAGCATATCATTCTCCAAGTCTGTCTTCAACTCTACAGAGTTCGGTAGTTCCCGTTTCTCTGACATTGTTGGCTCTCGAGACGAAGATGAGACGGGGAAGGAGAGACCATTGATTCTTAGGAACAAGCCGCCACGGTGGCATGAGCAGTTGCAGTGTTGGTGCCTTAATTTCCGGGGGCGAGTAACTGTTGCCTCTGTCAAAAACTTTCAACTGATAGCCGCTACAGAGCCTTCTTCAACAGCTACAAACCAATCACAGCCAAATCAACATGCCCAATCCTCCCAATCTGACCATGACAAGATCATTCTTCAATTTGGAAAGGTTGGGAAAGACATGTTTACCATGGATTACCGTTATCCATTGTCAGCATTTCAAGCTTTTGCAATCTGTTTGAGTAGCTTTGACACCAAATTGGCTTGTGAATAA
- the LOC101206282 gene encoding GTP-binding protein BRASSINAZOLE INSENSITIVE PALE GREEN 2, chloroplastic — protein sequence MAILLSAMELNLKLPVNNFYHGLNIRTRPPFLPGPNRQVTAHRIQFQPISLAVKSQQIVRTTSSKIQGKGRTKDSVLSEGRDEDEQNGDICPGCGVFMQDEDPNVLGFYQKRKVSLTEPMEDGEDVEDEFYGIVDSDVVDEEENSDVVDEEENSDAEEIEDGFDWDSDEWEAKLMEDEENNLELDGFAPADVGYGNITEETVKRAEKKRISKSEKKRRAREAQKEIEEVTVCARCHSLRNYGQVKNQAAENLIPDFDFDRLMANRLMKSTSNLNNVVVMVVDCVDFDGSFPKRAAKSLFKALEGNKNDPKMGKKLPKLVLVATKVDLLPSQISPTRLDRWVRHRAKAAGAPKLAGVYLVSSRKDVGVKNLLSFIKELAGPRGNVWVIGAQNAGKSTLINALAKKERAKVTKLTEAPIPGTTLGILRIGGILSAKAKLFDTPGLLHPYLVSMRLNREEQKMVEIRKELQPRTYRVKVGQTVHVGGLVRLDLNQASVETIYVTVWASPNVSLHLGKIENADEIWKKHAGIRLQPPIGVDRASEIGKWAEREVKISGTSWVVNSIDISIAGLGWFSLGLKGEATLTLWIDNGIEVTMREPLVLDRATFIERPGFWLSKAISNTIGNETKLDAQRRISVEEESAEPFVRAST from the exons ATGGCAATTCTGTTATCTGCAATGGAGCTCAATCTGAAACTCCCCGTCAATAATTTCTATCATGGACTCAACATACGAACACGACCTCCTTTCCTTCCAG GCCCCAATAGACAAGTAACTGCCCACAGGATTCAATTTCAACCCATTAGCTTAGCCGTGAAATCCCAACAAATTGTTCGCACAACAAGTTCTAAGATTCAGGGAAAAGGCAGGACAAAGGATTCTGTTTTGAGTGAGGGAAGAGATGAGGATGAGCAAAATGGAGACATATGTCCTGGCTGTGGAGTTTTTATGCAAGATGAGGATCCAAACGTTCTTGGGTTTTATCAGAAAAGGAAGGTTTCACTTACAGAGCCAATGGAGGATGGGGAGGATGTGGAAGATGAGTTTTATGGAATTGTAGACAGTGATGTTGTGgacgaagaagaaaatagtgaTGTTgtggatgaagaagaaaatagtgaTGCAGAAGAAATTGAGGATGGCTTTGATTGGGACAGCGATGAATGGGAAGCTAAGCTCATGgaggatgaagaaaataatttggaaTTGGATGGTTTTGCGCCTGCTGATGTGGGATATGGAAACATTACAGAGGAAACAGTGAAGAGAGctgagaagaagagaatatCTAAGTcagagaagaagaggagagcTAGAGAGGCTCAGAAAGAGATAGAAGAGGTAACAGTTTGTGCAAGGTGCCACTCATTGAGGAATTATGGGCAGGTGAAGAACCAAGCTGCTGAGAACTTAATAcctgattttgattttgatagaTTGATGGCCAACCGTTTGATGAAATCCACATCAAATTTGAACAATGTTGTTGTTATGGTTGTCGATTGTGTTGATTTCGATGGTTCTTTTCCCAAGCGTGCGGCAAAATCATTGTTTAAGGCTTTGGAAGGAAATAAGAACGACCCCAAGATGGGTAAGAAATTACCAAAGCTTGTTCTTGTGGCCACAAAGGTTGACCTCCTCCCATCTCAAATTTCGCCCACAAGACTAGATAGATGGGTTCGGCACCGTGCTAAGGCTGCGGGTGCACCTAAATTAGCTGGCGTTTATTTGGTTAGTTCTCGAAAAGATGTTGGTGTGAAAAATCTATTGTCCTTCATCAAAGAATTGGCTGGTCCACGAGGAAATGTGTGGGTTATTGGTGCTCAGAATGCTGGGAAGTCTACTCTCATTAATGCAttagcaaaaaaagaaagggctAAAGTGACAAAGCTTACCGAAGCTCCAATTCCTGGGACTACGCTCGGGATCTTGAGAATTGGGGGGATTTTGTCAGCCAAGGCAAAGTTGTTTGATACTCCTGGGCTTCTACATCCTTATCTAGTGTCCATGAGATTGAATAGGGAAGAACAGAAGATGGTCGAAATTCGAAAGGAGCTCCAACCGAGAACTTACAGAGTGAAG GTAGGGCAGACTGTACATGTTGGTGGTTTGGTAAGACTTGATCTGAACCAAGCTTCAGTAGAGACAATATATGTTACAGTTTGGGCATCACCAAATGTTTCTCTTCACTTAGGGAAGATTGAAAATGCTGATGAGATATGGAAGAAACATGCTGGTATAAGGTTGCAG CCACCCATTGGTGTCGACCGTGCTTCTGAAATAGGCAAATGGGCAGAGAGAGAGGTCAAGATTTCTGGCACAAGTTGGGTTGTCAATAGCATTGATATTTCAATAGCAGGTTTAGGCTGGTTTTCTTTAGGTCTCAAAGGTGAAGCAACCTTGACATTGTGGATAGACAATGGGATAGAAGTAACGATGAGAGAACCTTTGGTTCTTGATCGAGCAACATTCATCGAGAGACCTGGGTTTTGGCTATCAAAAGCCATATCAAATACCATTGGCAACGAAACAAAACTTGATGCACAGAGGAGAATCTCCGTAGAGGAGGAGAGTGCAGAGCCCTTTGTGCGGGCTTCTACATGA